The nucleotide window ACCTGGTCCCTTTTAAAATGCAGCCAGAGCCAGTGCCCTTGCCCTTTCCCTGCAGATTTTGTGCCCCACCGTTTAACTGTCTTGCTGCAGAAGGCTGAGGCCCTCTAGCTTTCTCCCATGACAGCCTGTTCCCCAGATTTCTGGAGGACAGCCCATGAGGTGCCAGCTCtgttccccagcccccaccctccagCACAGTGGACCCCCAGCCTTGATCTTTTCGTTGGAATTTCCCCCTGAGGAGTAGAGATGTATTCATTAACTCCTCAGATAACCCTGCTCTCCTTTCTGTCACCTTCTCCCCTTTCTTATCTGGGTTCATGGCCCTGTCTCCCTTCTGTTGGCCCCTCACTGATCAGAACAGCTTTAGCTTGcaaaccccccaccccctccccgcaAAGAGCTGATCCCTCAGGTCTGTCCTAACTATGAGCTTTGATGACTAGAGGGATTTCACTCACTTCTCACAATAATCTCATTTGAAACTGGAGGTTCAGCAAGATTACTGGTTCTGTCCTGGGTCCACAGCTGGTGGGTGACAGAGGCCAATTAGAATCCAGGTCCATCTGAGGCTAAAACAATGCTTTTCCCCCACATCACTCTTGTGTCACTGGAGGACCAGCATCTCCAAGGACCCAGTCACCTGAGCCTAGGGCTGGGACACAGGTGGTGCCCAGGTGGGCAGGTAAGCCAACTGCAGGGACCGCAGGCAATTTTGGGGCTGAGCCCTGAGCCTCATCATGGGCCCAGTTCAGGAAAAGCTTCTGGAGGTGGCGGCTGCACGTCCGTGTTCAGTGGGGACAGGCCTGACACTTGGAGGGAGTTCTCATTAAGCTCCTGGTGGTAGAAGGACCGCAGGGGCATCTGAGCTTCCCAGGCGGCAGGCGAGGAGATTGGCTGTGGTCTCCTGAAGACCTGGCACAACACCCCACAGCAGAATCCTGGGATCCCCACAGGGCCCCCACCCAGGAATAATGAAAACCCCAGACTGGCTGGGTCCAATGAACACGTTGGCTCCAAACAGCTATTTATTTGGGTCTCAGTCGATGCAAACCCACTCTGAAATAAGGAAAGTCTGAAAGAGGCAAATAAGAGAGAAGGAGGCCTCCCAGGTTGGCCATGTACCCTGAACCCCTCCACCCCCTACAGGGGACACCCACAGGGGCACTTGGATCCCAGGGGACATTGGGCAATGTCAGGAGAATTTTTTATTGTCCTGCCAGGGGGTTGGGAGCATTCTACTGGCATCTGGTAAACACCCTACAATGCTCAGGTCAGCTCCTCAAGGCATAGAATTTTCCAGCCCACAATGTCAGTGGTTCTAAGCCCAAGACTCCTCACTCCCTGGGCGCCCAGCCCTCAGAGGGAGCCAAGCCCTGCTTCAGGGAGGCACTTATCGGGTACACAGAGCACCAGCCCAGAAGCGTGGAGACCTgtctggtcccagctctgcttGACTGGCTCTGTGGTCTTGAGCAAGTTCCTGAACCTCTCCAAGCCTTACTTTTCACATCCTTTAAAATGAAGAGAATAAGATGCTCTTCAAGACAAAAGTTAGTATCTGTATGTGCCTCGAGGCGCGGGCTCTCCTGTGCTCTCCCCAGCAGTATTCCCTAAGCCTGAGGCCTGGGAGGTTGCAGGATCAGATAGCAATCAACTCCAGGCTCAAGCGGCCCATCAAGAGAGGGCTGCAGGACTTGCAAGAGAAGGGAGGATGAAGTGTGCGGCATCAGGTAGAGTCTGGGCGGGAACCAGCAGGTGGGTGTCCTCACCGCTCCGCTGTGTCTGGCTGTGTGCCACGGGGCAAGATCGTCCCCCACCCGGGCAGCAGCTTCTCTGTCCATTAAATAACAGGGCTCAGTGGGAATTGAGAATTGTCACATGACTGACCCCATATACCCGTTACAGGAGGGTCGTGAGATGAGACAGGAAAGTGCTTAGAAAGGGGCCCGGCACGTGGTAAGCACTGTAAAGCCTTTGCTGTTGTTCTGAGTCTTGGAGCGGCAAGGATGCAGGAAAGTGCTTGGCACAGGCTGGCACACGGTACAGAATTAGTGACCTTTGGTTGCTTTCTGTGATGTCACTGAGTGGCCGGGAGGACTCATCGTGTGGCCTGACTTGGGCGTGgtgccccttccctctcttgcAGGACATGCCATTTTCCATCGCATGGGGCCTCCTCCTGCTGGCAGACCTGTGCTATCGGGTCCCTGGCTCCATGCATGTATCCGAGCATAGTCACGAAATCCGTAAgaacccccctaatcccagcacagCCCCCAAACTGGCCAACTTCTCCTTCAAGTTCTACCAGTCGCTGGCCGGACAGTCTAACACAAGCAACATCGTCTTGTCCCCAGTGAGCATCGCTATAGCCTTTGCAATGCCCTCCCTGGGGACCAAGGGTGACACTCACACCCAGATCCTGCACGGCCTAGACGTCAACTTCAAGAAAGTACCTAAGGCTGATGATGTCCACAAAGCCTTTCACCATCTTCTCAACACCCTCAACCGGTCAGACAGCCAGTTCCAGCTGGCCACCAAGAGTGCTGTATTCATTGATAAGAATCTAAAGCACGTACATAACTTTTTGAAGACTGTCAAGAACACGTATCACACAGAAGCCTTCCCCATCAACTTTGAGGACACAGAAGAGGCCAAGAAACAGATCAATGATTATGCAGAGAAGGGAACCCAAGGGAAAATTGTGGATTTGGTCCAAGAGCTTGACAAAGACACAGTTCTTGTTCTCGTGaactacattttctttaaaggTAAGGTTGCACAACCAGCCTAAGCTGGTCCCCACAAGAACAACCAAAAATGCTCTCACTCAGTTCTTAAATTTTCCGTGGCGGTGCAGCATGGTTACAGCAGTGCCTCCCAGCAAACGTTATTCAGTCTCCCCACAACACCATTCAAACACTTTCCATGATCAAATAAGGTTAGAGAATGATGGGTAAAACAGTCATATCATCATCATCTCTGCAGGCCTTTTCAGAGCCTTTAATGTCCTCATGCACACTATAAATCCCTACCAGACAGAAAGGTAAAATACACAATGTCTCCCAAAATAGACAGccagaaaaacaaattttagcAGAGTCTATGAAGGGAACAGGGTTTCATGGACACACTTCCAACACCTCTAGCGCAGTAGAAATAGTGACAACTTTGCAGTCAGAAAGACCAAGCCTCAATCCTCCCTCTGCTGTTCCTGAGCCGTTTGACTGTGGGCAAGGCATTCTCCCACTTTGAGGTTTTAGTCTCCTACCTGTAACGTGGATGTCATCGTGGGCTTGGTGTCGGGTTTCTGTAAGGATTAATCAGGCAACAAAGAACAGGGGACGATACactcacatagtaggtgctcaactaAACGTGCCTTTCCCCCTCTGAGTATGAGAATGTCAGGAACCTGTGGGCCCGGGAAGCATGCTGAGGGGTCTAGACAGGCCGTGGAGGCAGCCCGGGCTGGGAGGGGAGTCCAGGCCAGGGGCTGCTTCCTTCCCCCCATGGGCTCCTGGCtctggaggcagcagggcagcGCAGAGGGCCGAGGCCGAGCCAGCGTCTTAGGTGCCCGCCCTGCTGTGGGGCTTCAGGTGGGTCTCATGCCctctccagcctcagtttccatctctgtccagtggggaaagtggggttCAGGGCTCTGTGAGGCACCCTCCCACTCCAACTTGCCAGGATGGTGATGGTCTCTTGGTATAGCAGGGGGAGACACCGGGCATCTGCATTTCACAAATTGGTCCAGGGAGAGGCCATGAGGTTGGAGCAGGAGTGATTTCCTTGACTGCTGAGAACCTCCGATTAACAAGGGGTGGGGAGACTCAGACGAGGAGATGCCAAGTATGACTGGAGGAGCTCCCAACTACACCAGTAATATCATTAATCATCCTCGGGCCATCcataaacaaacataaaattcaaggaaaaatgCTCATTCTAGACATCCAGATTGCCACCATTTAGCCTCTATGATACAGGAATCTTCTCCAGCCTCACTTTATCCTCACAAAGCCCTGCAGCAGCttgatgttttcattttagcCCCAATTCACAGATGGTGcagctgaggcttagagagacaCCCCTCCCCAGACACTCAGGGCTGCTTTTCGACCACACTCATCGAAACCTTGCCCCACCCTCCTGATGTGTGTCTCCCCTTCTCTCCAGACAGCTGGAAGGATAAATTTGAGGCTAAGCACTTTGGGGAAGGAGACTTCCATGTGGAAGAGAAGACCGCCATCAGAGTGCCCATGGCCACCTGCCTGGGCGTGTTCGGCCTGCACTGGGACAGGGGGCTGTCCTGCTGGGTGCTGCTGAGGCACTTTGAAGGCAGAGCCAGAGCATTTCTGCTCATGCCTGACCCCGGGAAGATGCCGCAGCTGGAGGAGAGTCTCTCTGAGGAGTACCTCTCCAATATCCTCAGAGACGTTGACATATGGTACGTCCTAGCCCAGGGCAGACCCAGTAGCTGCCACATCAGGCCTGCCAGGGGGTGGGAGGTAGGCCCACGTCCCACGGGCCACACAACCATGCATGACCAGGTGGATCCAGACAGAGGCCGGGGTCGGGTCAGACACCGCCAGCCAGGCTCTGTGAGAAGGGCAGTGCCCACAGGTGAGGAGACGCAATCCTGCCCTTGGGGACGTCCTTCCCCAGCACAGACACTGCCCCTTCCCGATGGCCAGAGCCCAGAGCAGGGTGAGCAATGCCAGCACTTGCTGGGGGAGAGCCAAGAAGGGAGAGGCGAGCTTCCTGGCAAAGGGGCAGCTGAGTGTGGCCTACAGGATGGGAAGTCCAAGGCCAGCCCGGGAGCAGAGGCCGCTTGGGGGGGACCTGGAGAGCGAGCCCAGGGTGGGACCTCCCAGCACATGCTCAAGCACGGTCCCTGCTCCTCGGCCCCAGACATGCAGGGTTTGATTGGGGTCCCCGCAATGACATAGTACTTGAGCATGCACCCCAAATTAGTGCACATCTCTGCATTCATAAATATGCCCGAGCCTGCAGGAAATATTTGATCATGTATattatcaaaatacaaaaatataaacatatgtaaTATAAACTTATATAATcaggttaaaattaaaaataaatatatatagaaaggAGTACATAACAaacatatataaatgaatataaagaccataaaataaaaattgaaagagaaattgTAAGCCCTCTTCCTCACCCCACGTCTCTCCCACGTTCCTGGCACCAGAGGCTGGGAGGTGAATGCTGAATCTGGAATGGGTCAGAGGCAGCTGAGTGCCAGGCAGCAAGCTCACGCTGGGCCCTTCCTGGGGCCACACTTTGTCCCATGGAAAACGGCAGCTGATCGTCCCAGTCTGTGCAGTCACTCATCCTTCCCTGAGCAGATGTCTCTCAGCACCTTCACCTTTCCTATTTCCCAGGGATTCTGGCCTGGAGAAGTCCCAGTCTGGGTGTAACCAAACCCTATACAGGGCAGTGTCCAAAATGCTTGCCAGAAGGCATCCTGGAGGGCTCCtcagaggaggtggcatttggaGACTTTACAGAACAAGACAATTGATCTCTGTGATTCCAACATTGTCTGACCCAGGACATGGTGGAGCTAAAGATAGAATAGACCAGCGGGGACCTCGTGCCCTTGTGTGGGCAAGGAGACAGGGTGCTGGGTGGGAGAAACAACCAGAAAAGGAAACACTCTCAGCACTGTGACACTCCATTGTTTCTAACCAATATGACAGGTCCACCAGTTTGCATTTGCCCAAACTGTCCATTTCCAGTACCTATGATCTGAAAACCCTTCTGAGCAAACTGGGCATCACCAAGGTCTTCAGCAACGAGGCTGACCTCTCAGGGATCACAGAGGAGGCACCCCTGAGACTGTCCAAGGTGAGTCTGCCCCTGAGTCTGCAGGGCAGCCTGTGGATCGTGGGCTTCAGCTCAGAGGTGAGTCTGGGGAAGGAACACAGGGATGCAAACACACCCTCATGCACAGTCCTCTGAGGAATGTCACTGGGCCCAGTAAGGTGGGCACGTGGTCAGCTGTGTGCTTCTGACATGTTAGGGGTCTCCTCTGAGCTCACATCACTGGCCCTCTCTCATTTTTGGCCAAGgccttcccttctctgggcctcaagggacccattttacagagaaaggcTTAGGCTCAGGGATTTCAAAGGACTTTTGGCCCCTGCATCCGTGACACTGGGAGTTCCTGACTAATCACCGAGTCCGAGTTAATGAGCAATCTCAGCGAAAGACCCCATTCATTCGGGAAGGTTACGGGTGACCAAAGAAACACCTGCAGCTCAGTGCCTGGCTGCGCCTGGGTGCCATGAAAGTCCCCATCAAAGTCCTGGTCCCCGAGGGGCTGAAAATCTGATGCCAGACCCAAGGGATGAGGCAAGGAGGACAGGGTGCAGGAAGAGGTCCCAGGTCCCGAGGCTGTGGGCTGCCTCCCTGGGAGGCTGAAAAGGTCAGTCGGGAATGAAAGTGAGGGGCAGCTGGTGGAGTCAGGTGAAGGGCTTGGGAAGGGGGTGGGGCCTGTGTGCCCCCTGCAGGGAGGGGGTATGTGCACAGGCCAGGGCAGGCCAGCGCACGAGGGAGCCCTGAGAATAGTGTTGAGGGACAGAGAAGGGACCTGCCCCCCTGGAGAGAAGTGTCAAGAAAAGGAGGCTGGAATGGGTTGAATAAGGAGGTGTGGCTGTTGATAGAGCCCCACAGTTGCCAGATAAAGATTTTTTTGGTCCCTATTCCTACACATGCACATCTTCTTGATATTGAGCTGTATAAGTGTAACAcccagacactcaaacacacatacaACCTCTTACACATGCACAGTCAGTACAAACGCATGCACAGTTATGGTGCACACACACTA belongs to Manis pentadactyla isolate mManPen7 chromosome 11, mManPen7.hap1, whole genome shotgun sequence and includes:
- the LOC118910749 gene encoding alpha-1-antitrypsin-like protein CM55-SI isoform X1 — protein: MSLSGREDSSCGLTWAWCPFPLLQDMPFSIAWGLLLLADLCYRVPGSMHVSEHSHEIRKNPPNPSTAPKLANFSFKFYQSLAGQSNTSNIVLSPVSIAIAFAMPSLGTKGDTHTQILHGLDVNFKKVPKADDVHKAFHHLLNTLNRSDSQFQLATKSAVFIDKNLKHVHNFLKTVKNTYHTEAFPINFEDTEEAKKQINDYAEKGTQGKIVDLVQELDKDTVLVLVNYIFFKDSWKDKFEAKHFGEGDFHVEEKTAIRVPMATCLGVFGLHWDRGLSCWVLLRHFEGRARAFLLMPDPGKMPQLEESLSEEYLSNILRDVDIWYVLAQGRPSSCHIRPARGWEVGPRPTGHTTMHDQVDPDRGRGRVRHRQPGSVRRAVPTGEETQSCPWGRPSPAQTLPLPDGQSPEQGEQCQHLLGESQEGRGELPGKGAAECGLQDGKSKASPGAEAAWGGPGERAQGGTSQHMLKHGPCSSAPDMQGLIGVPAMT
- the LOC118910749 gene encoding alpha-1-antitrypsin-like protein CM55-SI isoform X2 is translated as MPFSIAWGLLLLADLCYRVPGSMHVSEHSHEIRKNPPNPSTAPKLANFSFKFYQSLAGQSNTSNIVLSPVSIAIAFAMPSLGTKGDTHTQILHGLDVNFKKVPKADDVHKAFHHLLNTLNRSDSQFQLATKSAVFIDKNLKHVHNFLKTVKNTYHTEAFPINFEDTEEAKKQINDYAEKGTQGKIVDLVQELDKDTVLVLVNYIFFKDSWKDKFEAKHFGEGDFHVEEKTAIRVPMATCLGVFGLHWDRGLSCWVLLRHFEGRARAFLLMPDPGKMPQLEESLSEEYLSNILRDVDIWYVLAQGRPSSCHIRPARGWEVGPRPTGHTTMHDQVDPDRGRGRVRHRQPGSVRRAVPTGEETQSCPWGRPSPAQTLPLPDGQSPEQGEQCQHLLGESQEGRGELPGKGAAECGLQDGKSKASPGAEAAWGGPGERAQGGTSQHMLKHGPCSSAPDMQGLIGVPAMT